The Spirosoma foliorum genome has a window encoding:
- a CDS encoding DUF1259 domain-containing protein: MKRRNFLQTATAIGAIPLCGGPSDRGEFFLKTPALSVEDQDSIVSALGKKGIYIEAQATYTVPLPRNDLKVTIKGDSVPTPFGFGGWVSFKKTLDGNQTVMMSDTVLLEEEVNPLIDATHAAGLEVGAIHNHFFYEQPRIFYMHIHGMGSTAELAKKYAEAIKTTKLFPANQPQAATYASATSQTGKELFDLPALDTLVQYKGVVNGPTYKYTVGRDDVQIVAMGAEMTAAIGLNSWASLAGKQDAAHIAGDIAMLESEVNNVIKVLRSHKLEVVAIHHHMLGEKPRTVFLHYYGRGPALELAKGFRAALDQLGKPSSMKH, translated from the coding sequence ATGAAACGAAGAAATTTCTTGCAAACAGCAACGGCAATTGGTGCTATTCCTCTCTGTGGAGGGCCGTCAGATCGTGGCGAATTCTTTCTAAAAACGCCGGCCTTGTCGGTTGAAGATCAAGACAGTATTGTGAGTGCTTTAGGAAAGAAAGGCATCTACATTGAAGCTCAGGCAACCTACACCGTGCCATTGCCCCGTAATGATCTGAAAGTGACGATCAAAGGTGATTCGGTACCGACTCCGTTCGGCTTCGGTGGCTGGGTTTCGTTTAAGAAAACACTGGACGGCAACCAAACCGTCATGATGAGTGATACAGTACTATTGGAAGAAGAAGTAAATCCATTAATCGACGCCACTCATGCGGCTGGTTTGGAAGTAGGAGCTATCCATAACCATTTTTTCTACGAACAACCGCGCATTTTTTACATGCACATACACGGTATGGGCAGCACAGCGGAGCTAGCAAAAAAATATGCGGAGGCCATTAAAACTACGAAGTTATTTCCGGCCAATCAGCCCCAAGCAGCCACATATGCTTCAGCAACGTCACAGACAGGCAAAGAGCTGTTCGACCTCCCTGCTCTCGACACGTTAGTACAATACAAAGGAGTCGTAAACGGCCCTACCTACAAATACACAGTTGGAAGGGACGATGTACAAATTGTGGCTATGGGCGCTGAAATGACAGCCGCCATTGGACTAAACTCTTGGGCATCATTGGCTGGCAAACAGGATGCCGCCCACATTGCGGGCGATATTGCCATGCTAGAGAGCGAAGTGAACAACGTAATCAAGGTTTTACGAAGCCACAAACTTGAAGTCGTAGCCATTCACCATCACATGTTAGGCGAAAAGCCACGGACTGTTTTTCTACATTACTATGGGCGTGGTCCTGCACTCGAATTAGCCAAAGGATTTCGAGCTGCACTCGACCAGTTAGGAAAACCGAGTAGCATGAAACATTAG